GTGGACGCTGATGGTAAGGGCTCTAGAACTATGAATGAATGCCAGCATTGTGTAATTCAAGTTCAGACATGTTACAAGATTGTCTTTCAGGTCCCCAGAGCAAGGCAAATGTGCAAAGATCTTTTCTGTGGTTTCCTTACAGCCATTGACAATTAAAATAGAAGATTATGGGCCTGCCTTTTGCCCTGCTCACTGTCTAGAGTGTTTCCTGGATCGGATCACAGTATTGTTCTTTTCTACTTGCCGTGACCTACAGCTCAGTCTTTTATCAACTGGCCCAAGAGTATGCGCTGAGTCCTATGGGGAAAGTAAAAGTAAATAGCCGtagaccttttaaaaaaagcttattGTCTCTAAGAGGAGAAAAACCCCAAGTGAAGCGGGGGAAGAGCATTCTTAGATGTCAGTGTATGCAAGTGAGTACAGTGTGAGCTGTTGATGTGAAGAGAATTTTGAGGATCATGTGAGGCTTGGAGGTGGGGTGCATGATGACTGTAGGGAATAGATGTATAGAAGCTAGTAGAAGGACGCAGAGCCTGAGGGAACAAGCAGTAACCCCTCTAGCAGTTGGTCACCATTTGGTTGGTCGTTCCTCTGGACTCCAGAACCGTGGACAATAGACCTTTTGTTGGTCACTTTTATCAGTAAGTAGTTTTTGATCAACGCCTCCCCCCCGCCAAGAAAACACGGgtttttggaaaataatattaattaaattaattaatttattgaataaacTTAAGTAAATTAATCAAATCTACAACCATAATATTGTAGAACAttagtaaattttgaaaagatGAGGTAGGAATAAACAGTTTGGATCTAGACTACTTTCTTGATGATTGGCTTGATagtagccatttaaaaatatggcaTGAGAAGGTGATAAAATAGAATTACACCTGTCTGGTGGCGTACATTTAGAAGCAGGGGTTTTGTGTCAGCTCTTTAACAGTTGTTTTAGCCCATTTGAACTACTTCTAAAGACTGTTTTCATTCTTAATTTGGAAAAAGAGGTATTTCATAGTTCTGTCTCCTTTGACCACTAAGGTGACCGGCCATCTGGGAACATGGGGTGGCTTGCTCATGTTTTGTGTAAGCCCTGGGAAACTACCTGGAGACTGGCAAAGTGTATTAGGCTCTCAGGTTTTACGGAACAAGGTGGGGAAAGTTGTGTCAAGCTACAGAATCTAGTATTTGCAGTGAATAAATATGATGATGCCTAAGGACATGGCTGCGTGGCTAGAAGAGAGCATATCAAATAATTGATTTTGTCTTCCATGAATATCAATAATGCTTCAAAGTTTTGGAGGCCAAATAGAGTTGAAGGAATCTCTGAAGTATTTTGATTTACAGGTACTGGTGAAAATAAGTGACTTAACATAAggcttttttcttctaatttaatttttatttcttttcaagttACACTGTTGATCTGGTGGCTTGTCTTTGGGGTATTCATCTAACTGTTGGTTTTAAAGGAGGAGTTGTTTGGAATACTGGCCACAGAACAGATTCTTCTGACAAAGTTTTCTGAATGTTAATGTTCTGAGCTGAGAAAAACACTTCTGAGCCTTGCCTTTAATGGGAAATAAAGATACTGAGTTGGGGAGAAGACGATTAGGTGACTTATCATAATGTGGCTGAGAAATGCCTCCTAGAGAAGACTGTCCAACACTTTATGGTCCCAGGCATAACAAAGTCAGCTTTTCTCTGCTCATaatccttttctttcctaaaaacGTTGTGTACTCCTGGAGGCCCAATTATGGGCCTTTACCAGCCTCACTAGCGCAGACAGAGTTAGATCTGAGTGATCTCCGTGACTCGGGGGAAGGAAAACTCAAATGCCTCCCTTGGCAGTAAAAGATTCAGCCTGCACCGCTGtgggcttttttttctcttgaactgTACAAACCCTTCAGTGGCCAAGAATCCACGTGTGCAGTTTCCTTTGCATCATTAAATGCTATCCTGGGCACTGATTACTAGTTTGAATTATGTGAAATTGCCCTGTGAAGTATTTGAATAGTTTAGTGCTAAGATGGTTCAACCTAGTAAAACAATTTACCAGTTTGTCCTAGCAAACGCTTACTGTTCTATAAAGTGGTTCTAAAATTAACACTCCGGAGTAGCGTCACTGGAGCACTTATTTTACacaagcttttgttttttaatttgaggtAACGGCACCATTGACTTCCCAGAATTTTTGACTATGATGGCTAGGAAAATGAAAGATACAGACAGTGAAGAGGAAATCCGCGAGGCGTTCCGAGTCTTTGACAAGGTAACCGTGCGTTTGCGTTGCAGACTCTATTGAAGTATGGCTTTCTGGCTCGCATTTCTAAAAGCTTTAACATTCTGTTCTAGTTGGAACACTTACCTAACTGCCTGAGCTTCTGTAATCTCACTTTCAGATATCCTGACTTACTGCAGTAACCTTGTCAGATGGGAGTAAGCATAACAAACAGTAGAGAGGCTTTGAACCAAGTTTCTGGATTGTTACTTTcagtttctgtttgcttttcaaaAGCTCCTGCATTGTCTGTGTTGGCTGACTGCATGTGTTTAGTAGGTAGAGGTGGGAACTGTAGATGGAGGactgttgatgagcacttggtTGGCAGTAACTCGGGGACTTAACTAAGACAAGGCCTCCTTGCCCACACTGAACCACTACGAGTCCCTACCAGTAACAACTGCTGAACATTCACAGGATGGCAATGGTTACATCAGTGCCGCAGAACTACGTCACGTCATGACAAACTTAGGAGAAAAGCTAACAGATGAAGAAGTAGATGAAATGATCAGAGAAGCAGATATTGATGGAGACGGACAAGTGAACTACGAAGGTAAGACACTGCGTTTCCTTAGCTTGGTTTTTAAGTTTTCCCTTTGGGAATCTATGAACAAGTTAACTGCTTCAGctagatttttgttttccttgtgcaGAGTAGCGATGTTGTATTCATTAACGCTGCTTTTGAAGATAACCGAAAGTTATGATTGTCTTTTCAGAATTCGTACAGATGATGACTGCAAAATGAAGACCTACTTTCAGCTCCTTTTTCCCCCCTCTAGAAGAATCAAATTGAATCTTTTACTTacctcttgcaaaaaaaaaaaaaaaagttcatttactcattctgtTTCTATATAGCAAAACTGAATGTCAAAAGTACCttctgtccacacacacacaaaaaatctgcATGTATTGGTTGGTGGTCCTGTCCCCTAAAGATCAAGCTACACATCCGTTTTCCGATATAAATACTTGTCCTACCTTAATGATAAGTCCACTTCGTGGACTCCTGGCAGGTCCATCTGCTCATGATTAATACACTGTTTGGGCTGGCCAGTTTTTCATGCATGCAGCTTGACAATTGAGCACAGTCAGGCGTttgtattaaaaatggaaaatgaaaaaacaaatttaaagctTACTCAAAGGGGTTCTAGTTCAATTTGTTAGTATAAATTGTCGTAGCTGGTTTACTGAAAAGAGACATTTAAAATTGGTTTACCTCAGGATGCTGTGGAGGATAAACTGTCCAGGCACAGCCCCACTCGCAGGATGGCCCTCTTGTAACTTCCCTGTGCCCCGACTGTGGTGACCGTGACACACCCTGGTGGCATGCCCGCGTGTGTTGGTTTAGTGCTGTTTGCATTGTTCTAGAGCGGAATGGGTGTCAGGCTATCACCattcatacaaatttttaaaaagaaacctttaTCAAGGGAGCATCTTTGGACTCTCTGTTTTTAAAACCTTCTGAACCATGACTTGGAGCCAGCAGAGTAGGCTGTGGCTGTGGACTTCAGCACAACCATCAACATTGCTGTTCAAGAAATGACAATTTATGTCCATTCCAAGTTGTAAatgctagtctttttttttttttttttccaataaaaagaCCATTAACTTAAAGTGGTGTTAAATGCTTTGTAAAGCTGAGATCTAAATGGGGACAAGGCAGTTGGAGGGGAGGCCAATGTACCTTTAAATGCCCACAGCCCAGCATTgggtttccctccctccctcctgaaacCCCAGCACCAACCGCTGAGCCTGAGACCTTGCCCAAAACCAAGCAGATACTGATTGCTTCATCTTATTTATGGACATGTAGGTCTACTTGTATTTTcactggggaggggggcgggggggggcagggggagagtgaGTTATGGTAACTTAATGATTATTCAGGCAGTAGAGCtcttaatgaaggaaaaaaaccacttTCTCTCAAGCATGTATTTAGGGGTTCTTATCAGTTGTGCTGCTGATTACCTGTTTTATGTAACTACTTGAGACCATCTGTGCAAGAGACATGATTTACTGTGTCTGTAATTCAATCCTCGCTGTGTGTGGTAGAAGCAGTAGTCACTTTTCTAAGCCAGTCTCTTCATGCCTAAACGACACTACCAGTCACCTTTGGACtcacaaattttaatttatgattATACTTACCTTAGActccttttacttaaaaaaatttttttttttttttacgttgaCTTTGCTTTCCTACCCCTCTAAGAAGAACTAATGCGAGCCCCCAACTTGAAAGTAAAACTCCAGCCCAGAGgggattttgtgtttttttataaatCTGTAACCAAAACTCAGAGATACTGGTACTGGTCTTTGCAGTGGGATTGGTTTGCTTAAAAGCCCCCTAGAAGACATGGGATTTAGTGCAGAGCTTCTTTTTGAAATGAAGGCTGAATGTGCATTTTTCAGGGTGTTAACTGGTTGTATCTTATTAGCGAGGAGGTTTGGGTTTTCAGTGTGTGGGAGGCTTTAATTTGCCAGGGAACAGTGGCAGGCTGCTAGCAAGGCAGTGAGAAGCTCTTCGCAGCCAAATGGGTGCATTCAGGGCTGATTTATAGAGACCCTTGGCTTCTCCCTCTCCTACTCCTTGTCTCTCTGGcattttgcagttatttttccTGCCAGAGGGGTGGGTCAGAGCAGTGGAGAGGAGCCTGCCCACCTGCCTTTGCTTCTGGTCCATAGAAGAGTGGTTGACGTCATGAGTTAGGCTTGGCTTTCATAACTCCCTGAATCTGGAAGGAACATCTCCGAATACCTCGAGGGTTTTCTTCTGGTGAGATAGGACTAGGGTTTCTGGTTCAAGTAAGTTACTAACCTGGATGTTTCTTGCAGGGAGGTCAAGTAGCCTGACTGTTGACCCAGTCTCAGGCCTGTGGCCGATGACCTCTTGGTAGTTGGGTTGAGGGCTGTTCGGCTTGTTTTTCAGAAACTTTGCCTTTCACCAAGTCTTTTTTTCTAGAAGCTGGGTGGACTCCGTGTTAGTCCCGCAGCCTTTCCTAAAAGACTGCCCTTGAAACCAGATTCTTGAATGGCCAGGATCCTGTACGGGAACCAGAAACCTTTCCTTCAGGGGATGCCGAGTTCCAGCTTGGTGCAGAGGGAACTCTTAGTCCACTGTAGCCTTTCTCTCTGGCCTTTGAGGGAACCACCAGCCTAGGGGTTGGGTGTTTGCAGTCTCCAGAGGTTTGTGGGAGGAAAGAGCTGGATGAGGTGGCAGTACTGTGAACGTTGGTCAGCACCTTCCTGTAAACTCTTGCCCCTACTTCTAACTGctctataaatatatacatatatttatatatatataaagtgactAGTTTAACTGGCATCCCGCTTGAGCCTGAGACTTGCCATTAAAAACTGCTGAGTCCTTGGCACACACTTTCATAGTTTTGTTCTCCATCTGTTCGGGGTGGGTGTCGAGCGAGGCAAATGTATCTTGATACTTCAGATGGGCTTTTGATGCACTGTTGCCAAGGAAggttttttctgattttttgacAAACGAATTTTTGCACACTTTAAATTGGTGTCTTTCGGCAACTTAAAACACATTGAAAATTAGCTactgtacatatttttatattctctttataAACGCATGTCTGACTGTACTTGTACCCATATTGTAACGCGTGGCTGTCCAGGAAGCCCCGTGCTGCTGTGGCCCGTCGGAGTAGCAGCATGTTAGCAGCCCCTCAGCATCCTGGGAACTTCTTCCTAAACAAAGAATGTACATTTGGTCAAGTCTGCTCTTGGTTCATTCAGTTCCTTTCAACATTTGAATTAATTATTGTATATTCTAAATACAGTTATCCTTTTGGCAGTGACTAGATTCCACGAATGTGTCTTAATCTATCCCTTCAGCTGGCGGTTACTATTATGTTTTTTGATCCCTTGAAGTTGCCCTGTAGGAGACAGAAATTCTTTGCTGTCTGTATCCCTCAGAGTAAGAAGGTAGTGGCATGGGTGGAGTGTGTGTTCTTTCTCCAAATCTATTATAATGTTCATTAAACACGTCTGTAGCAAAGATGGTGGTAGTTCTTTTGTTACCGAAGTCACCCTTCACCGTGGCGATTTGCAAAGGAGATGTACTTGAACGCTTCTGTAAATCTTGAGATAAAACTGTTTGGAGATTTAACCACCTCTCTGATGGGGGACCAACTCTATGGAAATTgtaaataagttttatttataaaccTGGCActgtattcaataaacatttctgcAGCCTTTCACCTGTAACTGCGAACTCTGTAGGTTTTTAGCCTGCAATGCTTTCCTTTTGCTCAATGAATAAATGTGATTCCACCTGGGCCCTAGTATGGTAGGGGAGGGGCCAGAAACACTGCAGACACATCCCACTACAGCCTTACCCTGGTTTTTAAAGTTCAGGTGTCAATAGCTGACATTTTAACACAATCTCTTGGCGTATTAAGGTATCTGTGTTTGCTTTATGTGGAAAATTAACACCGTAAAAAGATGCCTCTTTAATGTCAAGGTGAATCCAAGTCTCTTTAGGAATTGTGTGAAGAAGTACACTTTAAACTTTAGATAGTAATTTAAATATTAGATGGGAACTTAACATTACATAAGCACATGTCTCTGCCCATGTCCAGAGCAGGCAGCTGAGGAAAATGGGGGCGGGGGCAGTGCATGGGGGCTGCGGCCTCCATTCAGCACCTTGGAGTTGAAACCTTCCCCTTAGAGCCATCTCAGACCCTCGTTTCTAGACAGGGTTCTCTAGCAGGAAGAGCCATCCCCTGGCTGCGACTGTGTTTCCAGAAGGATCCTTCCCAGGCTGCCTTGCCCATTTTCTTTCCCACTCTGCACAGAAGCACAAGAGGGCTAAGAATGGGAGTGATCACAGGGTAAGCCCCTCCTTTGGCCAGAAGGCTTGAGACAGCGCAAGGGAACATTTAGTTTCTGTATACAGTCAGCCCCTTGTCTACAAGGATCGAGACACCACTGTGGGTTCAGAGCCCTCTGCTGAGACTTTAGGCCTGGCTCCTAGTTTTGCTTCTGTCCCTCGGTAGCCGCAGACAGATTCTTTACCTCTACGCCTCAGTTAAAATAAGATTGTTGGACTAGGTACCATCTACCTGTGGCTTTCTAGGATTCTGACCAACTCAGCTTGGCATCACTTGGTGTTTAAATTGAAATTGCAGCCTAAACGGTGGGAGGCAAAAGAGTGTAGGCATGCTGGATGCTTGCAGATGACAAATGGGATTCTTAAAGTCTCAGCAGTTCCCTGTTGGGTTTGGAGCAGAGGGTAAGCTTGCTGTTAAGACTGTGATGTAACATTGGAACGTGGGTCAAAGAAACTGATCATTAAGTGACTTCCATCCTCCTGGCAGCACAGAAATAGGAAGCTACCATTCACTGCCTGCAGGAGATTCAGTCCAAGTGGCAACGTCATCTGGTTTTTCAGCAGTTTTGGTTcaggaagaaaaacacacacacacatttccgaTTTGAGCTGAACTTCCCTGGGCACTGGAGGCTGGCGTATCCAGTGACTCATGATGCCTTAGAAGGAAGTaaaacttagaattttttttatagcttgctgctgcttctctcccACTGCCCTCAGCCCTCTGCCAGGGAGTGGGAGGAGTTCGCTCATGCCCTGGAACCCACGGGAAAGCTGACGGGAGCCTGAGGAGCTGCCGGCTCTCCCGTCTCACGTCTCCATTGACAGTCCAGGAACTTGGGTTAAAAAAATGGTGGCACTTTCCCATGTAAGAATTATTTATGTCCTGCTTGTGTGTCCGCAACCTTGGCAGTGAGTGTATTTACACATTCAGATAGTATTTCAAATGTCACATTTTTAAGTTTGGTTTTCCCTTTTACAAAGATGAAAGGGAAAGTCCAGAGTGTCCTCCTCTAGTAAGATAATGTCTTAAACATTTTGTTACAACATGAGAAGCTTTTTATCCTGACTGCATATGTTTGCTTTCAgactatttttctttccctttgagtCTTAATATACTCATCAagttggggttttcttttttagttactATGTTTTATAGTAAAAGATAACTGTTTCCCCCCCACAGATTGGTACCAGAGTCAATATTTGAGATAAtggattgttaaaaaaaaagtagaaaataagtgaaaaaaagaattgtaaGATGATAATGTCTTAGTTAAAAGGGGCAGCTCATACACTGCGCTCCCAATACAAATATCCGTATCTGGTGATTCTCAGAATTTTCCATGACAAGAAGCTTGTTAATCTCAAAAGGCAGCCTAGCCCCATTTTTACAAAAGCATTTTTCTGATTCTAATAGAAGTGCTGTTTATTGTATAAAATTTGTGCTATCAAATGACTCCGCTTCCCTGTAAAAGATAATATTTCATATTcccttccagaattttttttcaacctATGGATGCAGAGATATAGTTGAGAAACTTGGGATCtgtatatatgtttttgaaaaaGTAAGCATAATATTGTTTATTACATACAAttacatattgtatatatatgtattatatatatatttcagtcttttcattccttatactcttttttttgaTATCATTCATGTCCCATAACATTCATccttttaaagcatacaattcagtgttttttcacATACTCACAAAGTTGTGAAACCATCAACGCTGTCTAATTTtgagacattttcatcaccccagaaagaaaccccgtgcccattagcagtcactccccctTATCCTCTTCCCCCGTCCCAGCAACCAGTAacctactttctgtgtctatggatttgcctgttctggacacatcatataaatagaatcatgtgttcataattttttacctttct
The window above is part of the Hippopotamus amphibius kiboko isolate mHipAmp2 chromosome 4, mHipAmp2.hap2, whole genome shotgun sequence genome. Proteins encoded here:
- the CALM1 gene encoding calmodulin-1, which translates into the protein MADQLTEEQIAEFKEAFSLFDKDGDGTITTKELGTVMRSLGQNPTEAELQDMINEVDADGNGTIDFPEFLTMMARKMKDTDSEEEIREAFRVFDKDGNGYISAAELRHVMTNLGEKLTDEEVDEMIREADIDGDGQVNYEEFVQMMTAK